DNA from Sphaerodactylus townsendi isolate TG3544 linkage group LG08, MPM_Stown_v2.3, whole genome shotgun sequence:
atgtttctccagatgttataacTAATtgacatcccctgccagcatgatgctggcagggtattacgggaactgtagtccataacatcttgagggtcgcaagtttgacactCCATGCCTTATATTCATGTTTcaaaaaataagacaatgtcttagattaatgtttgctcccaaagatgcactgtgtcttattttcaggggatgtcttatttttctgtattctgttcgtcgggcatgcttccaaacaaaaactttgctacgtcttactttcgggggatgccttatatttcgcacttcagcaaaacctctactacgtcttattttcaggggatgtcttatattcggggaaacagggtagcaggggtgtcaaactcaatcgCACAGAGTGCCAAAACTCAAGGCACACTTTAGGTCGTGGGCCGAACAGGATAAACATTTATTGAACAGACTAAAACATTTTTTCAACATTAATATACATCAAAACACAGGATAtaattccaaaataaataaaaactggttTCTCAGCTGCTGGGCTGCAAAGAAGGGCTGCCGTGGGCTCTCCTTTTCGCCCGGCAGCTACCAGAGAAATTGGTAtcttggctgctgggctgggaagaggggctgccctcagctcctcttcctgcccagcagccggggcttactcatgagtaagcagtgCTCCACGGGGGTGGCACCCGGAGTGGGGTTTGCCTCTGGACACCATTTGGCCCCGTAAGGCTGCCCCCTCCTGGCTCGCCTCAGCTCCTGGCATCCCAGTGAGAGGTCGGCCAGACAGTGGGATTTGAAGTGTGTGTTACACGGGCCAGATATGATTGTATTctgggccagatgtggcccacgggccttgagtttgacacatgtgcctTATAGGCTTGTAATCTGAAGGCGCTaagacagccattctcaaccagggttccctggtaccctggggtgccgtgagcatgtcccagggcaTCAGCGAAAGCGCAACACTACCACACCCACCCTCATTTTTTGTGGTGTCTTCAATCGGGCGctcagcaaggacatggagctgggccCATGGGGTAGGGCCTTTCACAGTATCAAGTAGTCAATTCAGCccaccagtgcttcccttcaccctgggaggggaaggtggggtgtgtggcaagcgggggcaatgggaggggaaggtggagggtgacggcaggggtaccgtgagatatgaagagtgaggtcaagggtaccctgacctcgaaaaggttgggaaacactgcgcTAAGACAAGGATGTCTTTAGACACTGTGCCGAGAAGCTGGAGTGCAGACCCTGGTTCTGAAGTTTTGTTTGCCTGCCCTTATCTAATAAAGCAATTCAATAACTGTATACTGAGTCAGCCGGGTGGTGTGTCCATGGGCGTCACCAGAAGAAGCTGAGGAGAGCTGATAACGTGTTTCATCCGGCTCCGTTTTGACTGCGAGGCCAATTATTGCGCAAACGAATCATCTTTCGCCTCTTGATGATTTTAACGTGGAGATAGATTGATGAGCCAGAAAGCAAGCGGAATGCTGCTGTGATGTTGCCAAGTTCTCACCGCCTGCTCTGTAGCGTGCGATGCCGAGCCATCCCGCGCTGGTCCTGTAACCTGAGGGGAGTTATTCAGGCAGGGAATGGCTCCAGCTCAGAGGCCTCATCCTGTAAAGCGGAAATGGAACCAGGGACCAGTACATGGATAaatgtgaagaaagaaagaaagaaagaaagaaagaaagaaagaaagaaagaaagaaagaaagaaagaaacattacAAGTGAAACTGGGGAAAAGTACATGGATAaatgtgaagaaagaaagaaagaaagaaagaaagaaagaaagaaagaaagaaagaaagaaagaaagaaagaaagaaagaaagaaagaaagaaagaaagaaagaaagaaacattacAAGTGAAACTGGGGGAAAGTACATGGATAaatgtgaagaaagaaagaaagaaagaaagaaagaaagaaagaaagaaagaaagaaagaaagaaagaaagaaagaaagaaagaaagaaagacacatTACAAGTGAAACCGGGGACCAGTACATGGATTAATGTGGAGTTTAAATCCCATAGCCAGCATTCACTGTAACACTGAAAATGACTCAATGAgcataaaaaggaaaaatcaagtgtacacagTTCATGAATTGCACATGCATTGACATGTGTGCCCTTTAATTTGTGAATAGGATTATAGATTATGAGGATTCTTGGGTTCCTGGCTGGGGGTACATGTCTCTCTTAGAGAACTGGGTCCActttttggaaggtgggctgtttGTAGCCCCTCAGATTGCTATTCTGGTAGCAAAATGTCTTTTTTGCCATGTGTAagacctttaagaacataagaacgagcctgctggatcagtccagagtccatctagtccagcactctgctactcgcagtggcccaccaggtgcctctgggggctcacgtgcaggatgtgaaagcaatggcctgctgctcctgagcacatggtctgctaaggcatttgcaatctcatggCTATGGCAGCTGCAACCATTCTTCAgaagattatggaccctcaaagttatggaccctcaaaagtgtaacccattggaaacaatgggggatggggcaccccctttgggagtccatacatttggaccccctgaaccaaacttcacgaaacctgggtggtatcagaaggagactattccAATGATACCAccttggtttagtgaagtttggttcagggggtccaaaggtacggagcttcaaaggtgtagccccatctcctattagctcctattggaaatagtgggggatggggcacccccttttggagtcttccaacaaatccctgaaatgttggtgctgctagcctaaaaactgcaccccttgcaggccaaaaacttaaaaaacacgaaaaaaatacaagaaaaccacaaacggggcagagctttggacatgtaattgggggggggggaggttgaacgcggaaacccccccccccttatctatgTCCTTGGAGGAAAGTATGTTACACAGtgtgtctggacacagtgtgtaactgacttccctctgtgataaacctctgaagatgccaaccacagatgcaggcgaaatgttaggaacaagatctaccagaccacacccacacagcccggaaaacccacaacaaccaaaacaaacagaaatgacaaaaataaagaggtgaTGGGGAACGGAGTGAGCTCGGGTACACGATAAAATGgtaccgaggaggaagttcagggacagcgcagaggcatggaaaatggtaGCAAGAAAGATAAaacggtgtgtaacagacttccttctgtgatacacctctgaaggtgccagccacagatgcaggcagaacgttaggaacaagatccaccagaccacggccacacagcccggaaagataaaactttttaaatgtgCCCTcacagcaagggaggaagtcttgaaaatgtttcaagccAAAGAACATTTTTGGAACTCAAGgggaaaaacagtgcagaactccacagaagcaaacgttttattttctgcctgaaaactttttaaaaagcttgtgaGGAGAGGGCCTTGAGCAAATCATAAACTTTGTGCACTTTACCTAGGCTGCACGTGAAGACTATTCAGAAACTTCACCCTGTCCTTTATACAGCTGCAAACCTGCTAATGATATAAACAGGAAATCTTCTGTTTTGCCAGAGCTTCATTGGCTGCTGTTGGGTTTACATGTGCAACTCAAAATGAAACTATAATTGTTGCCAAGGCATTCAGTGCAGTGTAATATATTCTGCTgccaaaataataacaacaacaacaacaacaacaacaacttcctaggcctctgggtgaggctcgaattgtaatgaaggccaacaaccagctaaagatctggcagctgtgaaatctacaatataATATTATACACTGACTGCACCTTTTCTGCCTTGGTATTCTGTCTCAGTTTTTGTCTTGCTCATCCTCCAAGCATCTTGAGGAAGCATGCAtagttctccctgcctccattttgccctcccaaccaccctgtgaggtaggtcggtaGGAACTGTAGaaaggaatttgaatctgggtctctaaTACTTACGAAGTGTGGCCATGGATATTTTTTACCAGTAAATTTTGGGttggggttttaaaaataaaaaactttcAGTAAAGCGAAATAAAGCCAGTACCTTTctgctttatttcatttttactgattttttttccagcagtggcgtaggagcagcagtggcgtaggaggttaagagctcatgtatctaatctggaggaaccgggtttgattcccagctctgccgcctgagctgtggaggcttatctggggaattcagataagcctgtgcactcccacacatgccagctgggtgaccttgggctaggcacagcttctcggagctctctcagccccacctacctcacagggtgtttgtagtgagtggggaagggcaaggagattgtcagcccctttgagtctcctgcaggagagaaatccaaactcctcctcctcctcctcctcctcctcctcctcctcttcttcttcttcttcttcttcttctggttttacaaacttgaacctgaaaaattccagttCTCCCCTCTGCGGCTTCTCGAGTCCGGACTTGAGAAGCCATCGCAGGGAGAAATCTCTCCCTGCCCACACACCCTCCAAAGGCTGTCTCTCAAGACCTGGAGAACTTggagaacgcccccccccccccagccatttgGCAGAATGATTGCCCCTACAAACTAACCACTATGCTATTCACTTTCGGATGGGATTTATCCAATGCAAATTTCACCATACTTTAACCTGTGATGCAGACAATATtgggttaattaaaaaaaaattaaactgactACCAAAGAATGCAGTGACTGAGTCAGTCCCAGAAGGATCGGGCAACAATTGCATATAATTTATTTGAGTAGATTTCTATGCCTCCTTCTCATAGCCTTGCTGAaagtttctatttttaaaaaattattcaggTGACTGGAGATAAGGCAAGTAAGAGTTTACAATGGTTGCTGCAGGTAAATAAATGAGATCTGAAGTTTAAAGCGTTCCTTGTGTGCGCGGATTGTTGGCGCTGACTGTTCCATTCATAAAGTCACCTTGCGGTTTGACTCTGAATTCTCTGCGGTTCTCAGAAGGGATCAAATTGTGAGCGGCCGCTCGTCCAGTCCCTTTGCCCAGGCAGACGCTTCTGGGATTCCCTCCTTGTCGAGTTCTTAGCCCCTTATTCAGAAGTTGCGTTCTCATAAGGTGCCGCTTTGGGCTGGTTTGAGCTGGTTTCGTTTTCCTAGACCTACGCTAGCGTCTCTTGCTATCCTGTGAAAAAAGATGTCGTATTGGAAGGGTGTTGGCTCAGTTGTACATCTGAATCAGAGCTGCTTTTCACCTTTGTTCATTAGTGATCTGTGTACCTTCtggaaagtgcccccccccccccagtgcggACTTGGGACCCAGCCAAACTGCAGTATCCATTGTGACTACTTGTGAAGGGCTGACAATGGGCATCCATTCATCTACAGTCTTTTCCTATGCCGCTGTCAACTGGTGGTTGTGTAGAGGGAGGCAACACTGATTATTGTTGCTGCTGAAGggtctaaaccagtgatggcgaacctatggcacgggtgccagaagtggcacttggagccctctctgtgggcatgcgcacacagagtttgtcatgcgggggcggggcgggaaatcacacacacccacacacacatatctaggctggcctgggccattgagcatgacgtgcacacaccgcagtgagcagggaggactcggctggcgggctggtgcctgtgctctctgtagctgctgcccggggtggggggtgcagagtaggcagagatgctagaggggcacagagcggtgtatgcaggacttgctggagactagagcaggctggcccctgctcgagcgggtggggcggaggaagagggagccaaccggttttttctaaactgaaacctcagccttcaggttaaattgccgggttggcacttcacaataaataagtggggtttgggttgcaatttgggcactcggtctcaaaaaggttcaccatcactggtctaaaccAAATGGCACTATGGCCATTCAATAAACGAGTATGACAACAAATGCGTGTTCTTGGCCACCACAGGTGTATCTTGGGGGTCCTGTGACCCAGGCGTCACTTgcctcagtcacatggggggcacactTGGCAcctgcccctcctcccccggCAGGCCAGGAAAAGCAAGCGGGGCCCCAGCAGGTGCAGCGATCAGGCAAGAAAGGAGGGCAGGTGAGCCGTGGCCCGTAggctcttccctcttccctgaaAGGATATGCAGGCAggggcgttcctcccattgggcgaggtgggcagttgcccagggcgcccccttgtggcgggcgccaaaaatgcaggttcgtttgtggggttttgtattttcagtgtttttccgtttttggcctgcagagggcatactttttaggctagcagcaccaaaatttcagggatttttcgggagactatcctgatgatatcacccaggtttagtgagatttggtttaggaagtccaaagttatggactcctaaagggagtgcccccagctaataggagatgggggctacacctttgagggtccataactttggaccccctgaaacaaacttcaccaaacctgggtggtatcatcagtagggtctcacgaagatactctgaaattttggtgctgctatcttaataattgcacccctgacagcaggcaccccctaaatttccccagattctccttttaaatccacgcccttcctgccaatgcttgttttctttcttttttattctctcaatgcctaataaatgttattattattttattattaaatccaccccctttggcatggatttaaagggagaatctgagatccccagtttaaacattgaaagtgattctgtttcagggagggggagaatccacccccaaatagcatcactttcaatgttgtttaaattggggaccccagattctcctttcaaggtggatttaaaagaagaatctgggctccctagtttacacaccattgaaaataatgctgtttgggagtggattccagcatcacttgtttaaactaggtagccgtggcgcaggaggttaagagctcgtgtatctaatctggaggaaccgggtttgattccccgctctgccgcctgatctgtggaggcttatctggggaattcagattagcctgtgcactcccacacatgccagctgggtgaccttgggctagtcacagcttctcggagctctctcagccccacctacctcacagggtgtttgttgtgatgggggaagggcaaggagtttgtaagcccctttgagtctccttacaggagagaaagggggatataaatccaaactcctcctcctcctcctcctcctagcccagattctccttttaaatccaccttaaagggagaatctggggtccccagtttaaataacattaaagtgatgctgtttcccccaattggggggactggatacaacaccataaaaagttttcatagcagtaataaaacattttgaaagcattttgaaaatgtttcaaaaaattattttttgctgtgttgcatggcttattgctgtgttcagatttgtgagatggggcatggtgactttgaaacgagctagcggaaaaaatcattgtttggtcacggtgggggagggtggccgcccatgggggggcatcaaactcaggttttgcccagggctccagtttgcctaggtatgccactgtatG
Protein-coding regions in this window:
- the LOC125438069 gene encoding putative uncharacterized protein DDB_G0271982, with protein sequence MLPSSHRLLCSVRCRAIPRWSCNLRGVIQAGNGSSSEASSCKAEMEPGTSTWINVKKERKKERKKERKKERKKERNITSETGEKYMDKCEERKKERKKERKKERKKERKKERKKERKKERKKETLQVKLGESTWINVKKERKKERKKERKKERHITSETGDQYMD